ACAATTTTCATAAATATTATAACTTCTCGTTATGCATGTCTATATTACTTGACACTATTTTCCTTAAGAAATTACAATCTTAATAACGATGAAAACCATAAGAATCGGACATCTCCCAACCATTTATCATACCTCTATTATCCTGATGGGAACTGACTGGATAAATAAAAATATAGGTATTTCTGTCAACTGGCAGCTTTTCGGTACAGGACTACCGGTTATACAGGCTTTTGAAAAAGGTGAGATTGATCTCGCCTATATGGGATTACCTCCTGTAATAATCGGTATTGACAGAGGACTACACATAAAATGCATTGCAGGGGGACATGTAGAAGGAAGCGTTTTTGTTGCAGACAAAGATTTCAGAAGATTAAATCAAAATACTGATGTAAACGAGGTGCTAATACAGTTTAAGGGCAAAACCATAGGCACGACACAGAAGGGTTCAATGCATGATGTAATTATCAGATATTATATCGAGAAGGTAGGTCTTGAAGATTCTGTCGCTGTAAAAAACTACCCATGGGGAGATCTCATAGTAGAGGCGATGGCAAAGGGTGAAATA
This portion of the Nitrospirota bacterium genome encodes:
- a CDS encoding ABC transporter substrate-binding protein, producing MKTIRIGHLPTIYHTSIILMGTDWINKNIGISVNWQLFGTGLPVIQAFEKGEIDLAYMGLPPVIIGIDRGLHIKCIAGGHVEGSVFVADKDFRRLNQNTDVNEVLIQFKGKTIGTTQKGSMHDVIIRYYIEKVGLEDSVAVKNYPWGDLIVEAMAKGEIDAAVGPPALAVVTEHAFGAKIAIPPYMLWPNNPGYGIVAEEGFIKDNPEIIERFLKLHEYASNFIRTDPISAAKIASRVVGVVDERFVLDTYKISPKYCASISKDYIESTMAFVPVLHRLGYISKILTPQDIFDLQYIRKTHSDPPHY